The Streptomyces sp. A2-16 sequence GCATCACGGCCTCCCCGTCCACGCGCAGCGCGTCGACAGCGCCCCGCCCGCGGGCGAGGCTGTCGGCCAGGGCGGACACGGAGCGGTGGGGGCGCAGGGCCAGCTGGGCGGAGGCCAGGGCCACAGCCAGGGGCAGGCGGCCGCACAGTCTGACCACCTCACGCGCGGCGGCAGGCTCCCGTGCCACGCGGGTCCCGCCGCCGACGGCGAGGAGCTCCACGGCAGACGCGGTGGGCAGCCCCTCCAGCCGGTGCACAAAGGCGCCGTCCACGCGCAGTCCGGTCAGGTTGTTCCTGCTGGTCACCACGGTGAGTCCGGTCGGTGTGCCGAGCAGGAGCGGGCGTACCTGAGCGGCCGTGAACGCGCTGTCCAGGAGGACGGCCAGCCGCAGCTGCGAGGTCGTGGAACGCCACAGCGCGCTGCGCTGCGCAGTTCCGGCCGGCACCGAGGAGGCGCCCAGTGCGATCAGGAAGGCTTCGAGGACGGTGGCCGGGGAGACGGGTCCGCTCTCGCCGAGGGTGCTCCGGCCGCCGAGGTCGGCGTAGAGGAGGCCGTCGGGAAAACTGTCGGCGTGCTCGTGGAGCCAGTGGGCGGCGAAGGTCGTCTTTCCGACGCCCGCGAGCCCGCTGACCACCAGGACCTGCGCCGCGTGCGCGGGCCGTTGGGCACGCAGGGCGTCGAGTGCTCGCCGGTCCGCCTCCCGACCGATGAACCGTGCGGTCACCGGCGGCAGTTGACGGGGAACGGGGCGGTGGGGCGGCGCCGCGGGGGCGGGCGCGTGGAAGTGAATGCCGCCGTGGATGTCCCGGGCCTGGACGCTGGGGCCGTGGACCACGGAACTGCCGCCGATGACGTTGGAGGTCGCCGCGGGGGCGAGGGGTGCGGGGACGGATGCGGGCGGTGTCCCCAGGGGTGTGGGTGGTGAGGGGACCGATGCGGGGGACGGCGGCTGGGACATGGGTGGCACGGGAGCCGATGCCGGGGAGGCCGGCTGGGACGCGGACGGCACAGGAGCCGACGCGGGGGACATCGGCTCGGACGCGGATGCCACAGGAGCCGACGCGGGGGACATCGGCTCGGACGCGGGTGGCGTGGAGGCCGATACCGGTGGCGTCGGCGTGGGGCCGGGGTGGTCGTGCAGCCACTCGGCCAGCGCCTGCCCTGTCGCCCGGTCGCGCGCCGCCAACTCGCTGAGTTCCTCGGCCAGTTTCTGCCAGAGCGCCGCCTCGACCGGTCGCCCCCGCACCCGGTGAGGGGGCCAGAGGCGTGTCAGTGAAGGGTCCACTCGGATCGCGGTGTCCAACACCCTGGCCAGTTCGCGCCAAGCGGGTGACTCCGGGTCGGCGCCGCACGCGGCCATGGCCGCCGGCAACGCCTCCGGTTCGTCCGAGGAGAAAGCACGCACGTACACAACTCCTTCCGGCCCCACGGGAGCCCCCTCCCCACCGCGGACAAGATGTGAACCAATACGGCTATTTATCAGTCAACTTTGAGCTCATAGCGCCCCCTTATGGTCATTCGCGCCAGGTCCATGACACTCTCGAATGCTCGGCAAGCACAGGTTCTACCGGCGGGGAGGACGCTGGTGGAGTTCGAGATCAGGCTTTCGGGATCGGTGGAGATCCGAACGGCGGGCCGCCGCAGCGATCTCGGATCGACCAAGACACGCTTGACGCTCGCCGCTCTGGCCTGGGACGCGGGTCGCACGGTGAGCGTGGACACCCTGATCCACCGCATCTGGGACGAGCATCCGCCCGCCAAGGCCCGGGAAGCGCTCCATGCCCACATCTCCCGCATCCGGGGCGCCCTGCGCATGGCCGGGGGCGACGCACCCCCGATCGTCAGCCGCACGAACTCGTACGCCCTGGAGGTCGATCCGGAACGGGTGGACCTGCGCTGCTACACGAGCTGCGTGGAGCGAGCCCGTTCGCTGCGGGACAACGGCGACGAGGAGTCCGGCCTGCGCCTGCTGGACCGGGCGGAGGCGCTGTGGCACGGCGAGCCGCTGGCCGGGATCACCGGGTCCTGGGCCGAGCATCTGCGCGCCGCCGTGCGCGAGACCGGGCTCGTCGCCGCCATGACCAGAGCCGAAATCCTGCTGGACGCGGGGAAGTTCAGCGACGCCGTACCCGTGCTGCTGCCACTCGCCGAGGCACACCCCGTGGACGAGGCCCTGGCCGAACGGCTCGCCGTCGCCCTGCACGGCAGCAACCGTACGGCCGAGGCGACCAGGCTGCTCCAACGGACCCGGCAGCGCGTGGTCCGCGACATCGGCCTCGACGCCGGCCACGGGTTGCACCGGGTCCACCAGGGAATCCTGGCAGGCACCCCTGCCAGGGACCTCCTCCCCCGCGCCGGGGCCGAGGACGGACGCCCCCCGCGGCCGACCCGCCGGGTCCCGGACAACCTGCCGCGCGATGTCCCGTGGGCCGGACGGCGCGATGAACTGCGGCGGCTCACGGCAGCGCTCTGCGAGGGACGGGGAGGCTCGGACGTCGTCACCGTCGAGGCGATCCACGGAATGGGCGGGGTCGGGAAAAGCGCCCTCGCCGTCCACCTGGCCCATCGATTACGTGACCGCTTCCCGGACGGCCGCATCCACCTTCACCTCGGCGGCTGTTCCACCGACCGGACACCGCCGACCCCGGCTCGCGCCCTCACCGAACTGCTGCGGCTGCTCGGCCTGGCCACCAAGGAACTACCAAAAGAACTGGACGAGTTGGTCGCGCTGTGGCGCTCGATGGCCCGGGACCGCCGGATGCTGGTGATCCTCGACGACGCGACCTCCTCCGAGCAGATCCGCCCCCTTCTGCCGGGGGCGTCCCCCACGGCGGTCGTCGTGACCAGCCGCCGAAGGCTGCCCGGACTGCCGGGCGTACGGCCGGTCTCGCTCGACGTACTGCCCCCCGAGGACGCGGCGGAGCTCTTCGCACAGCGACTGGGCCGAGCACGCGACACGGATCCCGCGGAGGTGGCGGAGATCGTCCGGATCTGCGGACACCTCCCATTGGCGATCGAGATCGCCGCGAGCCGCTTGCTCGCCCGCGCCTCGTGGACCACGTCCGATCTGTTGCGCCAGCTGGGCGAGGGCCGTGGCCACCTGACGCAACTCCGCGACCTCGACCGGACGTTGACCCAGGTCTTCGCGATCTCCTACGAGGCCCTGAACGCCGAGCAGCAGCTGGTCTTCCGCCGGATCGGGCTGCACGTGGGGGTGGATTTCGGGCCTGGGGCGATCGCCGCCCTCACCGGACTCCCCCAGACGACGGCTGAACACGTACTCGAGGAACTGCTGGCCCATCACCTCGTGGCCGAGCCCGTTCCCCACCGTTTCACCATGCATGATCTTTTACGGGACTACGCCAGAACGTTGATCGAATCGGGCGGCACCGAATCCGAGGACGATGTCCGACAGGCCGTACAAAGCCTGGTGAAGCACTACCTTCACACCGCGGACCGGGCCGACCGGCTGGCCTATCCCTTCCGTTCGCGCACCGATCTC is a genomic window containing:
- a CDS encoding tetratricopeptide repeat protein, translating into MEFEIRLSGSVEIRTAGRRSDLGSTKTRLTLAALAWDAGRTVSVDTLIHRIWDEHPPAKAREALHAHISRIRGALRMAGGDAPPIVSRTNSYALEVDPERVDLRCYTSCVERARSLRDNGDEESGLRLLDRAEALWHGEPLAGITGSWAEHLRAAVRETGLVAAMTRAEILLDAGKFSDAVPVLLPLAEAHPVDEALAERLAVALHGSNRTAEATRLLQRTRQRVVRDIGLDAGHGLHRVHQGILAGTPARDLLPRAGAEDGRPPRPTRRVPDNLPRDVPWAGRRDELRRLTAALCEGRGGSDVVTVEAIHGMGGVGKSALAVHLAHRLRDRFPDGRIHLHLGGCSTDRTPPTPARALTELLRLLGLATKELPKELDELVALWRSMARDRRMLVILDDATSSEQIRPLLPGASPTAVVVTSRRRLPGLPGVRPVSLDVLPPEDAAELFAQRLGRARDTDPAEVAEIVRICGHLPLAIEIAASRLLARASWTTSDLLRQLGEGRGHLTQLRDLDRTLTQVFAISYEALNAEQQLVFRRIGLHVGVDFGPGAIAALTGLPQTTAEHVLEELLAHHLVAEPVPHRFTMHDLLRDYARTLIESGGTESEDDVRQAVQSLVKHYLHTADRADRLAYPFRSRTDLDDGDPTPAPCPEIVDAQSAEQWLITESANLLDTLNWLVHHGTEQQLALSVHVLAGFLDMEGHLAAAEPLLIRAAAHWDAAGDSPARVRALLDLCAVHTHGSRYDRAISTAQEALGIARSLRDRDLECECVHQLSIPLWQTGQYRSARSLLQESLNFLSQTGDPLRIARCRNLLGINLLHLAENEKALAHFTSALSDFTEIGDERGKYSALNNIAELHKRAGNPKAAELAYRQAVVVAERMGNPRDRATLQMNMASVLDALGRADEALTLYGLALPVLRDVGDRRAEAIALTRIGRAHRKAGRTEEALRQHIAALEMTRAIQAAGEEAEVLYDLALAERDAGLTTRALAHLEQSLAVSRSIGAGAEEVRAAGLLAELRGEVPA